A portion of the Colius striatus isolate bColStr4 chromosome 1, bColStr4.1.hap1, whole genome shotgun sequence genome contains these proteins:
- the RASSF9 gene encoding ras association domain-containing protein 9 isoform X2: protein MQCSRSPNKDMASNEREIVVWVCQEEKIVCGLTKRTTCAEVIQALLEEHQATFGEKKVLFGKPSDYCIVEKWRGSERVLPPLTKILRLWKAWGEEQSNLHFVLVKSDAFLSFPLWKTAEAKVVQNVEKQWELSPANYMKMLPIDKQKKIVRKTFRKLAKLKQDSVQQERDNMETLIHLIISQDHTIHQQVLRMKELDMEIEKCEAKFHLDRVANDGENYVQDSYLMINPSEPEQQGSKLDDQKEMHDYLSKSEGVLQVEERLKHHKQLIEKLCAEIEKEVHGICTEKNGDDVHTEGAANAELENSDLESVKCELEKSMKDGLRINSYLSCIQKELTYRDSLLQKKEKEYELLTEEFNLLHVKDNMETRLPSNEEPSKGSGISSNSIAVPDFVHRVTNLDINDTDSDTGISSTHSQDSEITSGDMVLLST, encoded by the coding sequence ATCTCCCAACAAGGACATGGCTTCAAATGAAAGAGAGattgtggtttgggtttgccAGGAAGAGAAGATTGTATGTGGCCTGACAAAGCGCACAACTTGTGCAGAAGTTATTCAAGCACTGCTTGAGGAGCATCAGGCAacatttggagagaaaaaagtcCTTTTTGGAAAACCTAGTGATTACTGCATTGTAGAAAAGTGGAGAGGCTCAGAGCGAGTACTGCCTCCCTTGACAAAGATTCTGAGACTCTGGAAAGCCTGGGGGGAAGAGCAGTCCAATTTGCATTTTGTATTGGTAAAGTCAGATGCTTTCCTCTCATTTCCACTGTGGAAGACGGCTGAGGCTAAGGTAGTACAAAATGTAGAAAAACAGTGGGAGCTCAGTCCAGCAAATTACATGAAGATGTTGCCAATagacaagcaaaagaaaattgtgAGGAAGACTTTCCGGAAACTGGCCAAACTTAAACAGGACAGTGTTCAGCAAGAGAGAGATAATATGGAGACGCTGATTCATCTGATCATTTCTCAAGATCATACCATTCATCAACAAGTCCTTAGAATGAAGGAGCTAGATATGGAAATTGAAAAATGTGAAGCAAAATTCCATCTAGATCGGGTAGCCAATGATGGAGAAAATTATGTGCAGGACTCCTATTTAATGATCAATCCAAGTGAGCCTGAGCAGCAGGGGAGTAAGTTAGATGATCAAAAAGAGATGCATGACTATTTGAGCAAAAGTGAGGGAGTCTTACAGGTTGAAGAGAGACTGAAACATCACAAACAATTAATAGAGAAACTGTGTGCTGAAATTGAAAAAGAAGTACATGGTatatgcacagaaaaaaatggagatgATGTTCACACAGAAGGAGCTGCTAATGCTGAACTGGAAAACTCAGATTTGGAAAGTGTGAAATGTGAACTGGAAAAAAGTATGAAAGATGGTCTGAGAATCAACTCATACCTGAGCTGCATTCAGAAAGAACTTACATACCGGGACTCACtgcttcaaaaaaaagaaaaagaatatgaacttcttacagaagaaTTTAATTTACTACATGTTAAAGATAACATGGAAACTAGGCTTCCATCAAATGAAGAACCATCCAAGGGCAGTGGCATCTCCAGTAACAGCATTGCCGTTCCTGACTTTGTTCATAGAGTGACTAATCTGGACATAAATGATACAGACTCTGACACTGGAATCAGCTCTACACACAGTCAAGATTCTGAAATAACTTCAGGGGACATGGTACTGTTGTCAACGTAG
- the RASSF9 gene encoding ras association domain-containing protein 9 isoform X3, with amino-acid sequence MASNEREIVVWVCQEEKIVCGLTKRTTCAEVIQALLEEHQATFGEKKVLFGKPSDYCIVEKWRGSERVLPPLTKILRLWKAWGEEQSNLHFVLVKSDAFLSFPLWKTAEAKVVQNVEKQWELSPANYMKMLPIDKQKKIVRKTFRKLAKLKQDSVQQERDNMETLIHLIISQDHTIHQQVLRMKELDMEIEKCEAKFHLDRVANDGENYVQDSYLMINPSEPEQQGSKLDDQKEMHDYLSKSEGVLQVEERLKHHKQLIEKLCAEIEKEVHGICTEKNGDDVHTEGAANAELENSDLESVKCELEKSMKDGLRINSYLSCIQKELTYRDSLLQKKEKEYELLTEEFNLLHVKDNMETRLPSNEEPSKGSGISSNSIAVPDFVHRVTNLDINDTDSDTGISSTHSQDSEITSGDMVLLST; translated from the coding sequence ATGGCTTCAAATGAAAGAGAGattgtggtttgggtttgccAGGAAGAGAAGATTGTATGTGGCCTGACAAAGCGCACAACTTGTGCAGAAGTTATTCAAGCACTGCTTGAGGAGCATCAGGCAacatttggagagaaaaaagtcCTTTTTGGAAAACCTAGTGATTACTGCATTGTAGAAAAGTGGAGAGGCTCAGAGCGAGTACTGCCTCCCTTGACAAAGATTCTGAGACTCTGGAAAGCCTGGGGGGAAGAGCAGTCCAATTTGCATTTTGTATTGGTAAAGTCAGATGCTTTCCTCTCATTTCCACTGTGGAAGACGGCTGAGGCTAAGGTAGTACAAAATGTAGAAAAACAGTGGGAGCTCAGTCCAGCAAATTACATGAAGATGTTGCCAATagacaagcaaaagaaaattgtgAGGAAGACTTTCCGGAAACTGGCCAAACTTAAACAGGACAGTGTTCAGCAAGAGAGAGATAATATGGAGACGCTGATTCATCTGATCATTTCTCAAGATCATACCATTCATCAACAAGTCCTTAGAATGAAGGAGCTAGATATGGAAATTGAAAAATGTGAAGCAAAATTCCATCTAGATCGGGTAGCCAATGATGGAGAAAATTATGTGCAGGACTCCTATTTAATGATCAATCCAAGTGAGCCTGAGCAGCAGGGGAGTAAGTTAGATGATCAAAAAGAGATGCATGACTATTTGAGCAAAAGTGAGGGAGTCTTACAGGTTGAAGAGAGACTGAAACATCACAAACAATTAATAGAGAAACTGTGTGCTGAAATTGAAAAAGAAGTACATGGTatatgcacagaaaaaaatggagatgATGTTCACACAGAAGGAGCTGCTAATGCTGAACTGGAAAACTCAGATTTGGAAAGTGTGAAATGTGAACTGGAAAAAAGTATGAAAGATGGTCTGAGAATCAACTCATACCTGAGCTGCATTCAGAAAGAACTTACATACCGGGACTCACtgcttcaaaaaaaagaaaaagaatatgaacttcttacagaagaaTTTAATTTACTACATGTTAAAGATAACATGGAAACTAGGCTTCCATCAAATGAAGAACCATCCAAGGGCAGTGGCATCTCCAGTAACAGCATTGCCGTTCCTGACTTTGTTCATAGAGTGACTAATCTGGACATAAATGATACAGACTCTGACACTGGAATCAGCTCTACACACAGTCAAGATTCTGAAATAACTTCAGGGGACATGGTACTGTTGTCAACGTAG
- the RASSF9 gene encoding ras association domain-containing protein 9 isoform X1, with amino-acid sequence MAPFGRNLLKTRHKNRSPNKDMASNEREIVVWVCQEEKIVCGLTKRTTCAEVIQALLEEHQATFGEKKVLFGKPSDYCIVEKWRGSERVLPPLTKILRLWKAWGEEQSNLHFVLVKSDAFLSFPLWKTAEAKVVQNVEKQWELSPANYMKMLPIDKQKKIVRKTFRKLAKLKQDSVQQERDNMETLIHLIISQDHTIHQQVLRMKELDMEIEKCEAKFHLDRVANDGENYVQDSYLMINPSEPEQQGSKLDDQKEMHDYLSKSEGVLQVEERLKHHKQLIEKLCAEIEKEVHGICTEKNGDDVHTEGAANAELENSDLESVKCELEKSMKDGLRINSYLSCIQKELTYRDSLLQKKEKEYELLTEEFNLLHVKDNMETRLPSNEEPSKGSGISSNSIAVPDFVHRVTNLDINDTDSDTGISSTHSQDSEITSGDMVLLST; translated from the coding sequence ATCTCCCAACAAGGACATGGCTTCAAATGAAAGAGAGattgtggtttgggtttgccAGGAAGAGAAGATTGTATGTGGCCTGACAAAGCGCACAACTTGTGCAGAAGTTATTCAAGCACTGCTTGAGGAGCATCAGGCAacatttggagagaaaaaagtcCTTTTTGGAAAACCTAGTGATTACTGCATTGTAGAAAAGTGGAGAGGCTCAGAGCGAGTACTGCCTCCCTTGACAAAGATTCTGAGACTCTGGAAAGCCTGGGGGGAAGAGCAGTCCAATTTGCATTTTGTATTGGTAAAGTCAGATGCTTTCCTCTCATTTCCACTGTGGAAGACGGCTGAGGCTAAGGTAGTACAAAATGTAGAAAAACAGTGGGAGCTCAGTCCAGCAAATTACATGAAGATGTTGCCAATagacaagcaaaagaaaattgtgAGGAAGACTTTCCGGAAACTGGCCAAACTTAAACAGGACAGTGTTCAGCAAGAGAGAGATAATATGGAGACGCTGATTCATCTGATCATTTCTCAAGATCATACCATTCATCAACAAGTCCTTAGAATGAAGGAGCTAGATATGGAAATTGAAAAATGTGAAGCAAAATTCCATCTAGATCGGGTAGCCAATGATGGAGAAAATTATGTGCAGGACTCCTATTTAATGATCAATCCAAGTGAGCCTGAGCAGCAGGGGAGTAAGTTAGATGATCAAAAAGAGATGCATGACTATTTGAGCAAAAGTGAGGGAGTCTTACAGGTTGAAGAGAGACTGAAACATCACAAACAATTAATAGAGAAACTGTGTGCTGAAATTGAAAAAGAAGTACATGGTatatgcacagaaaaaaatggagatgATGTTCACACAGAAGGAGCTGCTAATGCTGAACTGGAAAACTCAGATTTGGAAAGTGTGAAATGTGAACTGGAAAAAAGTATGAAAGATGGTCTGAGAATCAACTCATACCTGAGCTGCATTCAGAAAGAACTTACATACCGGGACTCACtgcttcaaaaaaaagaaaaagaatatgaacttcttacagaagaaTTTAATTTACTACATGTTAAAGATAACATGGAAACTAGGCTTCCATCAAATGAAGAACCATCCAAGGGCAGTGGCATCTCCAGTAACAGCATTGCCGTTCCTGACTTTGTTCATAGAGTGACTAATCTGGACATAAATGATACAGACTCTGACACTGGAATCAGCTCTACACACAGTCAAGATTCTGAAATAACTTCAGGGGACATGGTACTGTTGTCAACGTAG